Genomic DNA from Segatella copri:
CATCAATAATCATAACAATTGGGTCGGTATGAGCAAAAGCAATGCTCCCCGAAAGGAGCATTGCCGCTATAAGTGCATAAAACTTCATATTTCCTAATTATATTATTCAGGACGGCTATAGTTAGGAGCCTCACTAGTGATAGTGATATCATGTGGATGACTCTCCAACACACCTGCATTTGTGATACGAGCGAACTTGGCATTGTGCAAGTTCTCGATGGTAGCAGCACCGCAATATCCCATACCAGAACGCAAACCACCAATCAGCTGGTAGATGACCTCCTGGACAGTTCCCTTGTAAGGCACACGACCAGCGATACCCTCTGGAACCAATTTCTTGGCATCCTTGGTATCACCCTGGAAGTAACGGTCCTTAGAACCATTCTTCTGTTCCATAGCCTCCAAAGAACCCATACCACGATAGCTCTTAAACTTACGGCCATTGAAGATAATGGTATCACCAGGACTCTCCTCGGTACCAGCAACCAAAGAACCGATCATGACGCAGCTACCACCGGCAGCCAAAGCCTTCACAACATCACCTGAGTAACGAAGACCGCCATCAGCTATCAAAGGCACACCAGTACCCTTAAGAGCAGAATATACATCATAAACAGCACTCAACTGTGGAACGCCAACACCGGCAACCACACGAGTAGTACAGATAGAACCAGGACCGATACCTACCTTAACACCATCAGCACCATTCTCTACCAAATACTTGGCAGCCTCACCAGTAGCCACATTACCTACCACAACATCTACCTGTGGGAAGGCAGCCTTAACTTGCTTGAGCTTCTCAACTACACCCTTAGAGTGACCATGAGCAGTATCGATAACGATAGCATCAGCACCAGCCTCAACCAAAGCCTTGGCACGATCCAATGTATCTACAGTAACACCCACACCGGCAGCCACACGAAGACGTCCCTTGGCATCCTTGCAAGCCATAGGTTTGTCCTTAGCCTTTGTGATGTCCTTGTAAGTAATCAAACCTACCAGGTGATTCTCGTTGTCAACTACAGGGAGTTTCTCAATCTTATTCTCCTGCAGGATGGCAGCAGCAGCAACCAAGTCGGTCTGGATGTGAGTGGTAACCAAATTCTCGCTAGTCATTACCTCATCAATCTTCTTGTCCATGTGGCGCTCAAAACGAAGATCACGGTTGGTAACAATACCTACAAGATGATTTTCATCATCTACCACAGGAATACCACCGATATGATAATCATGCATCATATCAAG
This window encodes:
- the guaB gene encoding IMP dehydrogenase, which gives rise to MSSFVADKIVMDGLTYDDVLLIPAYSEVLPKQVELKTKFSRNIELNVPFVTAAMDTVTEASMAIAIAREGGIGVIHKNMTIEEQARQVAIVKRAENGMIYDPVTIRRGSTVKDALDMMHDYHIGGIPVVDDENHLVGIVTNRDLRFERHMDKKIDEVMTSENLVTTHIQTDLVAAAAILQENKIEKLPVVDNENHLVGLITYKDITKAKDKPMACKDAKGRLRVAAGVGVTVDTLDRAKALVEAGADAIVIDTAHGHSKGVVEKLKQVKAAFPQVDVVVGNVATGEAAKYLVENGADGVKVGIGPGSICTTRVVAGVGVPQLSAVYDVYSALKGTGVPLIADGGLRYSGDVVKALAAGGSCVMIGSLVAGTEESPGDTIIFNGRKFKSYRGMGSLEAMEQKNGSKDRYFQGDTKDAKKLVPEGIAGRVPYKGTVQEVIYQLIGGLRSGMGYCGAATIENLHNAKFARITNAGVLESHPHDITITSEAPNYSRPE